The following proteins are co-located in the Methylomonas sp. 11b genome:
- a CDS encoding cysteine hydrolase family protein codes for MKRTALILIDVQQGFDHPKWGIRNNPDAERNIARLLARWRTLSLPIIHIQHLSTTADSPLAPDQPGCDFKPEAKPTDGEPVFGKQVNSAFIGTGLDQFLKEHGIHNLIIAGFTTDHCVSTTTRMAGNLGYETILVSDATATFNRRGLDGVNISADAIHNVHLASLDGEFCKVRGTDEILTDFT; via the coding sequence ATGAAACGAACGGCTTTAATTTTAATTGATGTGCAGCAGGGTTTTGATCACCCGAAATGGGGCATCAGAAATAACCCCGATGCAGAACGGAACATTGCCCGGCTGCTGGCGCGTTGGCGAACATTGTCGTTACCGATAATCCATATTCAACACCTTTCCACCACCGCAGATTCGCCGTTAGCGCCGGATCAACCTGGCTGCGATTTCAAACCGGAAGCCAAACCCACGGACGGCGAACCGGTCTTCGGCAAGCAGGTGAATAGTGCTTTCATTGGAACGGGTCTGGATCAGTTTCTTAAAGAACACGGCATACATAACCTTATCATCGCGGGTTTCACCACCGACCATTGCGTCTCCACCACAACCCGCATGGCGGGCAATCTCGGCTATGAAACCATACTTGTGTCCGACGCGACCGCCACTTTTAATCGCCGTGGGCTCGACGGCGTCAATATCTCCGCTGACGCCATCCATAACGTGCATTTGGCCAGCCTTGACGGCGAGTTCTGCAAGGTTAGAGGCACGGACGAAATATTGACCGATTTTACTTAA
- the tmpT gene encoding thiopurine S-methyltransferase, producing MEASFWHQKWERGEIAFHESEANQHLVAHFKELHLKKGSRVFLPLCGKTRDIAWLLSRGYRVAGAELSKLAVSELFNELGLEPKTFKAGKLTQYSAKDIDIFVGDIFDVSTELLGAINAIYDRAALVALPSGLRERYTSHLMNISGTAAQLLITYEYDQLQMDGPPFSVTENEVKHHYEAAYRLKSVECKNVEGGLKGEVAATETVWLLQNANK from the coding sequence ATGGAAGCAAGTTTCTGGCATCAAAAATGGGAACGCGGTGAGATTGCATTTCATGAAAGCGAGGCAAACCAACATCTGGTCGCGCATTTTAAAGAATTACATCTGAAAAAAGGCAGTCGCGTGTTTCTGCCGTTGTGCGGTAAGACCAGGGATATAGCGTGGTTGCTTAGCAGAGGTTATCGAGTGGCTGGCGCGGAATTGAGCAAACTCGCCGTTAGCGAGTTGTTCAATGAACTTGGCTTAGAGCCAAAAACCTTTAAGGCTGGAAAATTGACCCAATACAGTGCTAAAGACATAGACATATTCGTCGGTGATATTTTCGACGTGTCTACCGAGCTTCTTGGTGCCATAAACGCGATATACGATCGAGCGGCCTTAGTTGCCCTGCCATCCGGCTTACGGGAGCGCTATACGTCGCATCTGATGAACATAAGTGGCACGGCAGCGCAGTTACTGATTACTTATGAATACGACCAACTGCAGATGGATGGGCCTCCGTTTTCAGTGACCGAAAACGAAGTAAAGCATCATTATGAGGCTGCTTACCGACTGAAGTCTGTTGAATGCAAGAATGTTGAAGGCGGATTGAAGGGCGAAGTTGCAGCAACGGAGACCGTCTGGTTACTCCAAAACGCTAATAAATAG
- a CDS encoding heavy metal translocating P-type ATPase — MKTFNSNHLADRTVYLSIEGMTCASCAGRVEKALNKIPGVQQASVNLATESALVQTDTAVDASVLINAVSALGYRASAKPERLVSKPKPRDGLAVLVSALLSLPLLAPMLLEPFGTQVSLPGWLQLTLATLVQFVLGARFYRAGWKALKAGAGNMDLLVALGTSAAYGLSVYQLTSRTDGMAPHLYFEASAVVISLVLTGKWLEAWAKRQTVSAITALQALQPQVARVNRGKRELEIAIETVNVGDLVVVRPGERIPVDGTIADGRSHIDESMVTGESMPIAKQSGDKVTGGAINGEGLLVVHTDAVGAETSLAKMIRLIENAQLAKAPIQHLVDKVSAWFMPVVLAIALMTWLGWWLQGAAMETAIINAVSVLVIACPCALGLATPAALMAGTGIAARHEILIKNPEVLEIAHRITTVIFDKTGTLTQGKAYLVEALPLSVDRERLLRLAASLQTGSEHPVAKAVLKAANELQIQTLPVDAVTALPGRGLSGTVGNLDLRLGNSRLMSELGIDMGGLAERARALELAGSTVSWLAMAAPQKRLLGMLAFGDRLKSTAYPAIKQLQALNIQIVLLSGDNRGSVKAVGHALGISDIVAEVLPADKAYQVELLKQQNHHVAMVGDGINDAPALAAADVGIAMATGTDVAMQSAGITLMHGDPILVGAALDIARRTYRKIRQNLFWAFSYNLAAIPLAALGLLNPQLAGAAMAFSSLSVIGNALLLRTWKPAGSLQSVRH, encoded by the coding sequence ATGAAAACCTTCAATTCCAACCACCTGGCAGACCGCACGGTTTACTTGTCGATAGAGGGCATGACCTGCGCGTCCTGCGCAGGGCGTGTCGAAAAGGCGCTGAATAAGATTCCCGGCGTACAGCAAGCCAGCGTAAATTTAGCCACGGAAAGCGCCTTAGTCCAAACCGATACGGCAGTCGATGCCAGCGTGCTGATAAACGCAGTTAGCGCTCTCGGTTATCGCGCATCGGCCAAACCGGAGCGACTGGTAAGCAAACCAAAGCCGCGAGATGGATTGGCCGTATTGGTGTCGGCGTTATTGTCGCTACCGTTACTGGCACCCATGCTACTCGAGCCTTTCGGTACTCAAGTTTCACTGCCGGGCTGGTTGCAACTGACTTTGGCGACGTTGGTCCAGTTTGTATTGGGGGCGCGTTTTTATCGGGCGGGCTGGAAAGCACTCAAAGCCGGTGCCGGTAATATGGATTTGCTGGTGGCTCTGGGTACAAGTGCGGCGTATGGCTTGAGCGTTTACCAACTGACAAGCCGGACTGACGGTATGGCACCGCATCTGTATTTCGAGGCGTCAGCCGTGGTGATTAGCTTGGTGTTGACCGGTAAATGGCTGGAGGCGTGGGCTAAGCGGCAAACGGTTTCGGCGATCACTGCTTTACAAGCGCTACAACCGCAAGTCGCTCGTGTCAATCGCGGCAAGCGAGAGTTGGAAATTGCGATTGAAACCGTCAACGTCGGCGACTTGGTCGTCGTCCGCCCCGGCGAGCGTATCCCGGTCGATGGCACCATCGCCGATGGCCGCAGCCATATCGACGAATCGATGGTTACCGGCGAAAGTATGCCGATCGCCAAACAATCCGGCGATAAAGTGACTGGCGGCGCCATCAACGGCGAAGGCTTGTTGGTGGTGCATACCGATGCGGTCGGCGCAGAGACTTCCTTAGCAAAAATGATTCGCTTGATCGAGAACGCACAGTTGGCCAAGGCGCCGATTCAACATTTGGTGGATAAGGTCAGTGCATGGTTCATGCCGGTGGTACTAGCCATTGCCTTGATGACCTGGCTGGGTTGGTGGTTGCAGGGTGCCGCCATGGAAACCGCGATTATCAACGCCGTGTCGGTATTGGTAATCGCCTGTCCCTGTGCGCTGGGTTTGGCAACGCCTGCCGCGCTGATGGCTGGCACCGGTATTGCCGCCCGCCACGAAATTCTGATCAAAAACCCCGAAGTGCTGGAAATTGCCCATCGTATTACCACCGTTATTTTCGACAAGACCGGAACCTTGACGCAGGGAAAAGCTTACCTGGTCGAAGCCCTACCGTTGAGTGTCGACCGCGAACGCTTGTTGCGGCTTGCCGCTTCGCTGCAAACTGGTAGCGAGCATCCGGTGGCAAAGGCGGTGCTCAAAGCCGCAAATGAGTTACAGATTCAAACCTTGCCGGTAGATGCCGTTACGGCCTTGCCTGGACGTGGGCTATCCGGAACAGTGGGGAATCTCGATTTGCGTCTGGGCAATAGCCGCTTGATGTCTGAATTGGGCATTGATATGGGTGGGCTGGCGGAACGCGCCCGTGCCTTGGAGCTTGCCGGCAGTACGGTGTCCTGGCTGGCGATGGCCGCGCCGCAAAAACGGTTGTTAGGCATGTTGGCCTTTGGCGACCGACTCAAATCCACTGCATATCCTGCCATCAAACAATTACAGGCATTGAATATCCAAATCGTATTGTTGAGCGGTGATAATCGCGGCAGCGTCAAAGCGGTCGGCCACGCTTTAGGCATCAGCGACATAGTCGCCGAAGTATTACCGGCGGATAAGGCCTATCAAGTGGAATTGCTGAAACAGCAGAACCACCATGTGGCAATGGTTGGAGACGGCATCAACGATGCGCCGGCACTGGCGGCCGCCGACGTCGGCATTGCCATGGCGACCGGCACCGATGTCGCGATGCAGTCTGCCGGCATTACGCTGATGCACGGCGACCCGATACTGGTAGGTGCCGCGCTCGATATTGCACGGCGAACCTACCGCAAAATCCGGCAAAATTTGTTTTGGGCATTTAGTTACAACCTCGCGGCCATCCCATTAGCGGCGCTAGGTTTACTCAACCCGCAACTGGCCGGTGCGGCGATGGCATTCAGTTCGCTGAGCGTAATTGGCAACGCCTTATTGCTGAGGACTTGGAAACCCGCCGGCTCCTTACAATCCGTCAGGCATTAA
- a CDS encoding helix-turn-helix domain-containing protein → MDITEVTKASGLPASTLRFYEEKGLIRSTGRIGLRRIFSGDVLERLALIALARGAGFSLDEIGEMFTPEGPDIDRTLLLAKADELDRKINELTAMRDGLRHAAVCNAPSHFECPKFRRLLRVAGKHRFRQPNKLKDKI, encoded by the coding sequence ATGGATATTACTGAGGTTACTAAGGCATCGGGATTACCGGCCTCCACGTTGCGTTTTTATGAAGAGAAAGGATTGATTCGGTCTACAGGGCGAATAGGGTTGCGCCGTATATTCAGTGGCGATGTGTTGGAGCGTCTGGCATTAATTGCTTTGGCGCGCGGTGCCGGTTTCTCGCTTGATGAGATCGGCGAGATGTTTACCCCTGAAGGGCCTGACATCGATAGAACTTTGCTTTTGGCCAAGGCGGATGAGTTGGATAGAAAAATTAATGAACTGACGGCTATGCGTGATGGACTTCGCCATGCAGCGGTCTGCAATGCGCCGAGCCATTTTGAATGTCCAAAATTTCGTCGCCTCCTCCGAGTTGCGGGTAAACATCGGTTCCGGCAGCCAAATAAATTGAAGGACAAAATTTAA
- a CDS encoding LysR family transcriptional regulator, translating to MNTVHDLRRIDLNLLVVLDALLEERHISRAATRLAMTQPAVSHALNRLRDLIGDPLLVRVGNEMRLTAKAAALLRPLADALTHVRNVVMSEPFSPENCQRTFRLGMSDYGSAVVLPGLLQRLRAEAPGVNLVVTQSSRLEMLRQVTESELDGAIGVFPMMPEELESDTLFQERFVLVTDRRNLTEQNGLSLSHYLEAPHIHVSVQAMHHSHVDKALAALGAQRRIAVLVPHFTVAADLLVGTDLLLTIAARAINMEKISPDLVVLEPPFAIPGFDFVSIWRAGADRNLELTWLRSSIRAIGL from the coding sequence ATGAATACAGTGCATGACTTGAGGCGTATAGATTTGAACCTGCTGGTGGTTCTGGACGCACTTTTAGAAGAGCGGCACATCTCGCGCGCGGCAACTCGATTAGCAATGACGCAGCCGGCGGTTAGCCATGCACTCAATCGCCTGCGCGATCTCATAGGCGATCCATTATTAGTGCGGGTCGGCAATGAAATGCGCTTAACGGCTAAAGCAGCAGCCTTGCTAAGGCCGTTAGCCGATGCCCTGACTCATGTCCGCAATGTCGTCATGTCAGAACCGTTTTCGCCTGAAAATTGCCAGAGAACCTTTCGCCTGGGCATGTCTGATTATGGCTCTGCAGTTGTCCTGCCAGGGCTGTTGCAGCGTCTTCGCGCCGAGGCTCCGGGTGTTAATCTGGTTGTGACCCAATCATCGCGACTGGAGATGTTGCGACAAGTGACGGAAAGCGAATTGGACGGTGCAATTGGTGTGTTTCCGATGATGCCGGAGGAACTGGAAAGCGATACTCTTTTTCAAGAACGCTTTGTGTTGGTAACGGATCGCCGCAATCTAACGGAGCAAAACGGCCTATCGCTTAGCCATTACCTTGAGGCCCCGCATATCCATGTTTCGGTGCAAGCCATGCACCACAGCCATGTCGATAAGGCTCTGGCCGCGCTCGGAGCGCAACGCCGCATAGCGGTGCTGGTGCCGCATTTTACGGTTGCCGCCGACTTATTGGTCGGAACGGATTTGTTGCTAACCATTGCCGCGCGCGCCATCAATATGGAAAAAATCTCCCCCGACTTAGTTGTCTTGGAGCCGCCGTTCGCAATACCCGGCTTCGACTTCGTATCGATCTGGCGTGCGGGAGCCGACCGGAATCTCGAACTGACCTGGCTGCGCTCAAGCATCAGGGCTATCGGGTTGTGA
- a CDS encoding class I SAM-dependent methyltransferase, translating into MESHLVASKKTAHAYNTAADLFDHPANTFWSRFGNNTIERLGLREGNRVLDVCSGTGASALPAARKVGVAGRVVAVDLAEKLLAMAAEKAKADGLENLEFRVSDMLALAYPDGYFDAVVCVFGIFFVPDMATAVRELWRQVRPGGRLAITTWGPELFEPANTSLWQAIRHQRPDLYKDFNPWDRISTPEGLLEMLASAGLTKVDIFAEDATHALPEPEDWWILAMGSGYRGTLEQLNGEQLQKVKQANLHQLASQSVTEISANVIYAIVDKPVG; encoded by the coding sequence ATGGAATCACATTTGGTAGCCAGTAAGAAAACCGCGCATGCCTATAACACCGCCGCCGATTTATTCGATCACCCGGCCAATACGTTTTGGAGCCGATTCGGCAATAACACCATCGAGCGATTGGGGTTAAGAGAAGGAAACAGGGTATTGGATGTTTGTTCCGGAACCGGCGCTTCAGCCCTGCCGGCGGCGCGAAAGGTTGGCGTAGCCGGCCGAGTGGTTGCCGTCGATCTGGCGGAAAAATTGTTGGCGATGGCGGCTGAAAAAGCCAAAGCCGATGGTCTTGAGAACCTGGAGTTTCGGGTTAGTGACATGCTCGCGTTAGCTTATCCCGATGGTTATTTTGATGCCGTCGTTTGCGTGTTTGGGATCTTTTTCGTGCCTGATATGGCCACCGCGGTCAGGGAATTGTGGCGCCAAGTCCGGCCTGGCGGGCGCCTGGCAATTACAACCTGGGGGCCTGAGTTATTCGAGCCAGCCAACACCTCGCTTTGGCAAGCCATTCGCCATCAACGCCCTGATCTGTATAAAGACTTCAACCCTTGGGATCGCATTTCCACACCGGAAGGATTGTTGGAGATGCTGGCCTCGGCCGGTTTAACCAAAGTGGACATTTTTGCCGAAGACGCGACTCACGCTCTGCCTGAGCCTGAAGATTGGTGGATATTGGCGATGGGTAGCGGATATCGGGGCACCTTGGAGCAATTGAATGGGGAACAGTTACAGAAAGTGAAGCAGGCCAATCTCCACCAATTGGCAAGTCAATCGGTTACCGAGATTTCAGCCAATGTGATTTATGCCATCGTCGATAAACCAGTTGGATAG
- a CDS encoding EamA family transporter has protein sequence MAPRHIALVLLCVLVWGGSFSVIRWGLQDLPPLAFASLRFGLVALLIPFVPRPNTSWRTIVVYGLGWGAVQFSGLFLAIHHGMPTSLSSVLAQSQVFFTMLFGMVLRLESLNARKGLSLGSALTGLSIIASDESAEVPLIAMALSLMGAAGWASGNIVVRIVATAGQRSDSLAFIVWASLMPALTLAALSAAFENHQTIFNLTTASAVPAAIAVLYQSLGALLIGTLAWNRLLRHYPATTVASFSLLTPIIGLSIGCLFWGETLSISAFVGSTFLLFGLISNLSVTTVHAK, from the coding sequence ATGGCACCACGACACATTGCGCTCGTCTTATTGTGTGTGCTGGTTTGGGGCGGCAGTTTTTCGGTAATCCGCTGGGGGTTGCAGGATTTACCGCCGCTGGCTTTTGCCAGTCTCCGCTTCGGATTGGTGGCATTGCTGATACCGTTTGTTCCACGACCAAACACTAGCTGGCGAACGATAGTTGTTTACGGACTAGGCTGGGGCGCAGTTCAGTTCAGCGGCCTGTTTCTGGCAATTCATCACGGGATGCCTACGAGCCTTAGCTCCGTCTTGGCGCAATCGCAGGTATTTTTCACGATGTTGTTCGGCATGGTATTAAGATTGGAGTCGCTCAATGCACGTAAAGGTTTGTCTCTGGGATCGGCACTAACAGGCTTAAGCATTATCGCGAGTGATGAATCCGCCGAGGTGCCGTTGATTGCCATGGCGTTGAGTTTAATGGGCGCTGCCGGCTGGGCATCGGGAAATATCGTCGTCAGAATAGTAGCAACTGCCGGACAACGCTCAGACTCCCTGGCTTTTATCGTCTGGGCATCATTGATGCCAGCTTTAACATTGGCGGCTCTGAGCGCCGCGTTTGAAAACCATCAGACGATTTTTAATTTGACTACGGCTTCCGCAGTCCCGGCGGCAATAGCAGTGCTTTACCAGTCGCTAGGCGCATTATTGATAGGCACTTTGGCCTGGAATCGGTTGCTGCGGCATTATCCCGCGACCACCGTTGCATCATTTTCCTTATTGACGCCGATTATAGGCCTATCGATCGGTTGCCTGTTTTGGGGAGAAACGCTTTCCATATCGGCATTCGTCGGCTCGACATTTTTATTGTTCGGCCTGATAAGCAATCTATCCGTTACAACAGTACATGCTAAATAG
- a CDS encoding sulfite exporter TauE/SafE family protein — translation MPGVEWISLYLVLGALAGFIAGLLGLGGGGILVPFLSSIFLYQGTSVEKVVHVALGTSLACMIISSAASVHAHVSRNAVDWQIVRGMSPGIILGSILTTQLAANFSAAYIALFFALFMAIVAVQMFMNWQPNPRQMSMSFRGLATAGVCIGSVSTLAAVGGGFLTIGYLVYRNVAIKKAIGSSAAIGLPIAVTGTIGYMISGWYETLSNPYVIGFINVPAFLAISTASAIVTPCGVACSHRLPVNYLKKVFAIISLILSITMLVSLV, via the coding sequence ATGCCGGGTGTTGAATGGATATCGTTGTATCTTGTGCTGGGTGCTTTGGCGGGCTTTATCGCGGGCTTACTGGGACTTGGTGGCGGCGGAATTCTGGTTCCTTTTCTGTCATCCATTTTTCTTTACCAAGGTACTAGCGTAGAAAAAGTAGTTCATGTGGCATTGGGAACGTCATTGGCTTGCATGATTATTTCTTCAGCCGCAAGCGTCCACGCACATGTTTCACGAAACGCGGTTGACTGGCAGATCGTTCGCGGAATGTCTCCGGGAATCATCCTTGGTTCTATTCTGACTACCCAGTTGGCCGCTAACTTTAGCGCAGCCTATATTGCCCTGTTTTTTGCGCTGTTTATGGCGATTGTAGCGGTGCAAATGTTTATGAATTGGCAGCCCAACCCCCGTCAAATGTCGATGAGCTTCCGCGGACTGGCTACGGCTGGAGTGTGTATCGGATCAGTATCAACACTTGCTGCAGTGGGTGGAGGTTTTCTGACTATTGGCTACTTGGTATATAGGAATGTGGCTATAAAAAAAGCCATTGGTTCCTCGGCGGCAATTGGATTACCTATCGCTGTCACGGGCACAATTGGTTACATGATTAGCGGCTGGTATGAGACATTAAGCAACCCCTATGTCATTGGGTTTATAAATGTGCCAGCATTTTTAGCGATCTCTACCGCTAGCGCTATTGTCACCCCCTGCGGCGTTGCCTGCTCCCATAGACTGCCAGTAAATTATTTGAAAAAGGTATTCGCTATTATTTCGCTGATTTTGAGTATAACGATGCTAGTTTCGCTCGTTTAA
- the cueR gene encoding Cu(I)-responsive transcriptional regulator, whose product MNISQASKKTGLSAKMIRHYESIGLIRKSVRTVSGYRTYNDTDLQVLRMIKRARGLGFSLDQIRDLVSLWQDPARASADVKALAQSHVDDLNRRIAELTEMRDILARLAQTCSGDNKPDCPIIDTLVLGQQLV is encoded by the coding sequence ATGAATATCAGCCAAGCTTCGAAAAAGACCGGCCTATCCGCCAAAATGATTCGCCACTACGAAAGTATCGGACTAATCAGAAAAAGCGTACGCACTGTATCGGGCTACAGGACCTACAACGACACCGATTTGCAGGTGTTGCGAATGATCAAACGAGCTCGGGGTCTGGGGTTTTCGCTGGACCAAATCCGCGATCTGGTTTCGCTATGGCAAGACCCGGCGAGAGCCAGCGCTGATGTCAAAGCGCTGGCCCAATCCCATGTCGACGATTTGAACCGACGAATTGCCGAATTGACTGAAATGCGCGACATTCTGGCCCGGTTGGCGCAAACTTGTAGCGGGGACAATAAACCAGATTGTCCGATTATCGATACATTGGTACTCGGCCAGCAGCTGGTTTAA
- a CDS encoding SRPBCC domain-containing protein, which yields MNTYRLHTEIEIAAEPEHVWSILTEFPVYPEWNPFILNIDGEVKLDARLKVHIQPYGGKAMTFRPRVLAVEPGKELRWLGHFLFPNLFDGEHRFVIESIADRRIRFTQSERFSGLLVPLFKKSLEKDTKMGFEAMNLAIKARAEA from the coding sequence ATGAATACCTATCGGTTACATACTGAAATCGAAATAGCTGCCGAGCCGGAACACGTCTGGTCCATTCTTACCGAGTTCCCGGTTTATCCGGAATGGAATCCGTTTATTCTCAACATAGACGGTGAAGTAAAACTGGATGCGCGGCTTAAAGTGCACATTCAACCGTATGGTGGAAAAGCGATGACGTTTCGGCCGCGCGTTTTGGCTGTCGAACCGGGAAAGGAACTACGCTGGCTGGGACATTTCTTGTTTCCCAATCTCTTCGATGGCGAACATCGGTTTGTCATTGAGTCTATCGCAGACAGACGCATCCGCTTTACGCAGAGCGAGCGTTTCAGCGGCTTGCTGGTGCCGTTATTCAAAAAGAGCCTTGAGAAAGATACCAAAATGGGCTTTGAAGCGATGAATCTAGCCATCAAGGCCCGCGCTGAGGCCTGA
- a CDS encoding VOC family protein, with the protein MSNSKLSIEFPNGIKFAQIRVARPTNQLAAVVRFYRDGLGLPVIDSFKNHSGYDGVMLGLPGRDYHLEFTQHAFGAPCSMPSAENLLVLYVTNADQRQTLFENLASVGAEEVAPENPYWLDKSRTYADPDGWRVVICSVVGV; encoded by the coding sequence ATGTCTAATTCAAAATTATCCATCGAATTTCCCAACGGTATCAAGTTTGCTCAAATTAGGGTTGCCAGACCCACCAATCAATTGGCTGCCGTTGTACGTTTTTACCGCGACGGTCTGGGTTTGCCGGTGATCGATTCATTCAAAAACCATTCCGGCTATGACGGCGTCATGCTCGGCTTACCCGGGCGTGACTATCACCTGGAATTTACCCAGCATGCATTCGGAGCTCCATGCTCTATGCCTTCCGCCGAAAACCTTCTGGTGTTATACGTCACCAATGCTGATCAGCGACAAACACTTTTTGAAAATCTTGCATCGGTCGGTGCTGAAGAAGTAGCGCCGGAAAATCCCTATTGGTTGGATAAAAGCCGAACCTATGCAGATCCGGATGGTTGGCGCGTGGTGATTTGTTCGGTCGTTGGAGTCTGA